A stretch of Gymnodinialimonas phycosphaerae DNA encodes these proteins:
- a CDS encoding cupin domain-containing protein: MEIKDISVEEMQARVARYRELKASPQAFVDTRIPEYERDIYNVIGRGVTEDAGLAPSIIDSRYFGITYVGAEPGKGAALHAHETIEVFIPLVGRWAAYWGENGDKEIELDLFDVISFPPGVYRGFRNIGDAPGMLMAIIGSKETTGDGGRVDWAPSVLEASHATGLRVNAEGDLEEK, translated from the coding sequence ATGGAAATCAAGGACATCAGCGTTGAAGAGATGCAGGCGCGGGTTGCACGCTACCGCGAGTTGAAAGCCTCGCCTCAGGCCTTTGTGGACACGCGCATCCCTGAGTATGAGCGTGATATCTACAACGTCATCGGGCGCGGCGTGACCGAAGACGCGGGGCTTGCCCCCTCGATCATCGATTCGCGCTATTTCGGGATCACCTACGTGGGCGCGGAGCCCGGCAAAGGGGCCGCCCTGCACGCGCACGAGACGATCGAGGTCTTCATTCCGCTGGTGGGCCGTTGGGCCGCTTATTGGGGCGAGAATGGCGACAAGGAGATCGAACTTGACCTGTTTGACGTCATCTCATTCCCGCCCGGCGTCTACCGGGGCTTTCGCAACATCGGTGACGCGCCGGGAATGCTGATGGCAATCATCGGGTCCAAGGAAACCACCGGCGACGGTGGCCGCGTGGACTGGGCGCCAAGCGTGCTAGAAGCAAGTCACGCCACCGGCCTGCGGGTGAATGCAGAAGGTGATCTGGAAGAGAAGTAG
- a CDS encoding ester cyclase, which translates to MQGFDPQFEDLTDYILKCTAMIWEGRDIAALNWHYGDDLLVRTPAGISRGNEAGKANTMATLVEFPDRQLLGEDVIWSGDEKAGFLSSHRIVSTATHRGGAFGPATGAKLTFRTIADTFCRENRVWDEWLIRDNAAIAVGLGHSAQDAARAQILAGQTEMPLTPATDIEGPYTGRGNNEEWGRRHGALLRRIMDADFAAIPKTYDRACHLSLPGGQDVHGWEATDAFWIGLRSAFPSATFQIDHQIGRHDPLLPPRSAIRWSLTGTHDGWGRFGPPTGTHVHVMAVSHVEFGPRGIRRETTLFDEIAIWKQILLQTGAAA; encoded by the coding sequence ATGCAGGGATTTGACCCCCAGTTCGAAGACCTGACCGACTATATCCTGAAGTGCACCGCGATGATCTGGGAGGGCCGCGACATCGCGGCGCTGAACTGGCACTATGGCGATGACCTGCTGGTGCGCACGCCCGCCGGAATCAGCCGGGGCAACGAAGCGGGCAAGGCCAATACCATGGCGACGCTGGTCGAATTTCCGGATCGTCAATTGCTTGGCGAGGATGTCATCTGGTCGGGGGATGAGAAGGCGGGGTTCCTGTCATCGCATCGCATCGTCTCTACCGCAACGCACCGGGGCGGCGCATTCGGGCCTGCCACGGGCGCCAAGCTGACTTTCCGCACCATCGCCGACACCTTCTGCCGTGAAAACCGCGTGTGGGACGAGTGGTTGATTCGCGACAATGCCGCGATCGCGGTCGGGTTGGGACACAGCGCGCAGGACGCCGCGCGGGCGCAGATCCTCGCGGGCCAGACAGAAATGCCACTGACCCCCGCTACGGACATCGAAGGCCCCTACACGGGCCGGGGCAATAATGAGGAATGGGGCCGGCGCCATGGGGCGCTGTTGCGGCGCATCATGGATGCGGATTTCGCCGCGATCCCCAAGACCTATGACCGCGCCTGCCACCTGTCGCTGCCGGGCGGGCAGGATGTTCATGGATGGGAGGCCACGGACGCCTTCTGGATCGGCCTGCGCAGCGCGTTTCCGAGCGCCACGTTCCAGATCGACCACCAGATCGGGCGTCACGACCCGCTTCTGCCCCCGCGCAGTGCGATCCGCTGGTCCCTGACGGGAACCCACGATGGCTGGGGGCGCTTTGGCCCCCCCACGGGCACGCATGTGCATGTCATGGCTGTGAGCCATGTGGAGTTCGGCCCCCGCGGCATTCGCCGCGAGACGACCTTGTTTGACGAGATTGCGATCTGGAAGCAGATCCTGCTTCAGACCGGGGCTGCGGCCTAG